One window from the genome of Bdellovibrio sp. NC01 encodes:
- a CDS encoding glycosyltransferase family 9 protein, with amino-acid sequence MPSALAQTFPGAEVQWITRKDMAPLLKNHPHIQRVWEFDRKTGLLGLIKLVWSMRAENFTHIYDAHNNMRSRVIAWILRPLGIIGIGPKFIRRSIRRWKRFLLFKLRINTFEMPFNGQRDLLEPLQKWGVSKIAPPAPQIFPSEENLKKAAEVLGDYTNAIALAPSAAFFLKRWPKDYWKDLIQLLPGERFVLLGGPEDSFIEDIHAVAPDRVLNLAGKCSLNVSSAVVALSRAVVSNDTGLLHVAEQLGKRTIALMGPAPFGFPSRPTTKIMELDLYCRPCSKHGQGPCVNKEKYHKCLVDITPPQVAEQLQGILRGHS; translated from the coding sequence GTGCCTTCAGCACTTGCCCAAACCTTTCCGGGCGCTGAGGTGCAGTGGATCACTCGTAAAGACATGGCGCCTTTGCTGAAAAACCATCCTCACATTCAACGTGTGTGGGAGTTTGATCGTAAAACGGGTCTACTTGGTTTGATTAAACTTGTATGGAGCATGCGTGCGGAAAATTTCACGCACATTTACGATGCTCACAACAACATGCGTTCGCGTGTGATTGCGTGGATCTTACGTCCTCTTGGTATCATTGGTATTGGTCCAAAATTTATTCGTCGTTCAATTCGTCGTTGGAAAAGATTTTTGCTTTTCAAACTTCGCATCAATACTTTTGAAATGCCATTCAATGGCCAGCGTGATTTGTTAGAGCCTTTGCAGAAATGGGGCGTTTCGAAAATCGCTCCTCCGGCTCCACAGATTTTTCCAAGTGAAGAGAATTTAAAAAAAGCGGCAGAGGTTTTAGGTGACTATACCAACGCCATTGCTTTAGCGCCGTCGGCTGCGTTCTTTTTGAAACGTTGGCCGAAAGATTATTGGAAGGATTTGATTCAATTACTTCCAGGCGAAAGATTTGTTTTACTTGGCGGCCCCGAAGATTCGTTCATCGAAGACATTCATGCGGTTGCGCCGGATCGTGTATTGAACCTTGCTGGAAAATGTTCGTTGAACGTTTCGTCGGCTGTGGTCGCTTTGTCTCGCGCCGTCGTTAGCAACGACACAGGTCTGTTACATGTGGCAGAACAATTGGGCAAACGCACCATTGCTTTAATGGGACCAGCCCCTTTTGGTTTCCCTTCTCGTCCGACAACAAAAATCATGGAACTTGATTTGTATTGCCGCCCTTGCAGCAAACACGGTCAGGGTCCTTGTGTGAATAAAGAAAAATATCATAAATGCCTTGTCGATATCACGCCTCCACAAGTGGCGGAACAACTGCAAGGAATTCTTAGAGGCCATTCGTGA